The following are from one region of the Ictalurus furcatus strain D&B chromosome 11, Billie_1.0, whole genome shotgun sequence genome:
- the LOC128614943 gene encoding FYVE, RhoGEF and PH domain-containing protein 5-like isoform X2 — MSAELREQYMNPKTQIQAQCLPNGQFGLPVPGKCCQNQGCKPPLFSKARSNPTQGQGFNNYLKRHMNKNLRTANSEQHVLKNYRKEVWTPWEESRLTEDVEQKPWKDIKCKEGSMQWEALAQADQEEQDDILEQLGCGEELAQENGLNWQVGLEQREGFNLREGQGSVKLLSDSYSKAEEDMQGMEGQLDIEEERKEVGVNSKKRSLMTPVDSMPSSTYSFPKQIVHKDGINQNKTQTPVMLSDKTYTNDLFTDQKFLNGIYPNNIYINGLDTDALTSDRTDIVTMFPEVFDAGEALADADGFSECDLLEHTEPSWKSGVEDVGDCGDTVMLSVEEDSEILSESLCTFGEEGSEAAEEQEQKEQVKSLSLYKNSHSDPTVYPKSEREAEILSEFSDHCFSSLCSSESEVTSDEVERTETRQNHENAQDGPETEQAVSSEFKAGNCSITSIPSVSSIVSLQPEEQTSQQMQEDHHDGQEVEGEDILCSKTVMGTKLLEEHVYEETEPKFQTKDFLQSRKYLMTRSISVETPRLDPLSTTISGKGRLMLHPQSYYTRHNCLGDSLPVLTGSLGCLSPGSPCPPAMDIPPPFELSSITRRPIRKSTPALPNDVTACNRKLDFGLKRYFLPLRFLRKTERRTDSRSVSSRSSSESSPQGSCRRLNLIRQCTESPELHRAHDSSVPSSPSSVRLHKNTHRPGVSTPLNNNFGSASPNSWDMVRVESDNLIHSLFLQPFPLSKPRSFSSPNVDSSIYENVLNTSPHYENVQVRLLSPSNQSQRNQSSANDTDGYVDMSSLSSFQSKSSANEQETESAYTICSPMVRSDGTVSVSVGVVCTKEEEKKAPERLTVNCSRAFYTVKELLDSEAQHVNTLNLLNETLGADEQLMKLWSDLHAICSLHQDLHAQLECRIKEWDQKEGISDILLAKKAEFSVFSSFISRHDSKVRTMEQMENTLDISALKQQLLKVIARVLQYRMLLTDYKNNLSLVSREYEDTQAALLMVSDIADQAKDSLKNGADLMRLVHIEHNVQGLKNLLQPGRVFVKEGTLMKVSRKCKQPRHLFLMSDIMLYTYPQQDGKYRLINTLALTGMEVTRHLIENTQNALKIEVKDISITLLASSSIERDNWFVTLNRTVADLGSLLIEPPGCFEVGEKSGVCLGENAPPLVSVSQVAVCMNCPVHFSLTHRRHHCHACGKVVCRDCCRNKVPLKYMKNRRAKVCDKCYSELCKNESDVAMLMESSSRPLSAVFQNIHPASLWRSRKGHLSFNQVTGSDGEMSGTLQRSRNSKRSWKSLWFLLKDKVLYTYPQPEERVACESLPLLGFSVKSESEGASSVFQLYHNTTLYYTFKAQDTHTAQRWVSAMEEATVL, encoded by the exons ATGAGTGCAg AATTACGGGAGCAGTACATGAATCCCAAAACCCAGATCCAAGCCCAGTGTCTTCCCAATGGGCAATTTGGTCTCCCAGTTCCTGGAAAATGCTGCCAGAATCAGGGATGTAAACCACCTCTTTTCTCCAAAGCAAGGTCAAACCCAACACAGGGTCAAGGTTTTAATAATTATCTGAAGAGACACATGAACAAAAACCTAAGGACTGCTAATTCAGAACAGCACGTACTGAAAAACTATAGGAAGGAAGTATGGACACCCTGGGAGGAATCACGACTGACTGAGGATGTGGAACAAAAACCATGGAAagacataaaatgtaaagagGGGTCTATGCAATGGGAGGCGCTTGCACAAGCAGATCAGGAAGAACAGGACGACATACTAGAACAGCTGGGCTGTGGGGAGGAGCTGGCACAGGAGAATGGGCTAAATTGGCAGGTGGGTTTAGAACAGAGGGAGGGATTTAACTTACGTGAAGGACAAGGCTCAGTGAAACTTCTCTCGGACTCCTACAGTAAAGCAGAGGAGGATATGCAAGGCATGGAGGGACAGCTAGATATAgaagaggaaaggaaggaagtggGTGTGAATAGTAAAAAAAGATCACTTATGACACCTGTTGATTCCATGCCCTCATCTACATACTCATTTCCTAAGCAGATAGTGCACAAAGATggaataaaccaaaacaaaactcaGACACCGGTAATGTTGTCTGACAAAACATATACTAATGACCTGTTCACTGATCAAAAATTTCTAAATGGAATTTACccaaataatatttacataaatggaCTCGACACAGATGCTTTGACATCAGACCGAACCGACATAGTCACCATGTTCCCAGAGGTGTTTGATGCAGGTGAGGCATTGGCAGATGCTGATGGCTTTTCAGAGTGTGATCTCTTAGAACATACTGAACCCTCTTGGAAGTCAGGGGTTGAAGATGTGGGTGACTGTGGAGATACAGTAATGCTGTCTGTGGAAGAGGACTCAGAGATCTTGAGTGAATCATTATGTACTTTTGGGGAGGAGGGCAGTGAAGCGGCAGAGGAACAGGAACAAAAGGAGCAGGTGAAAAGCCTTTCATTGTACAAAAATTCTCATTCAGATCCAACAGTTTATCCAAAATCTGAGCGAGAAGCTGAAATACTCTCTGAGTTTTCTGATCATTGCTTCTCTTCATTATGCTCATCTGAGTCTGAGGTGACCTCAGATGAAGTAGAAAGAACTGAGACCAGACAAAATCATGAAAATGCTCAGGATGGGCCAGAAACTGAACAAGCTGTATCATCTGAGTTCAAAGCAGGTAACTGCAGTATAACTTCTATACCAAGTGTCTCCTCCATTGTGTCTCTACAACCTGAAGAGCAAACGTCACAGCAGATGCAAGAGGACCATCATGATGGACAAGAGGTAGAAGGAGAAGACATTCTATGTAGTAAGACAGTTATGGGAACAAAGCTGTTAGAAGAGCATGTGTATGAAGAAACTGAGCCAAAGTTCCAAACCAAAGACTTTTTGCAGAGCAGGAAATATTTAATGACGCGCTCCATATCTGTGGAAACCCCCAGACTGGATCCATTGAGTACCACAATATCAGGAAAAGGACGTTTAATGCTACACCCACAGTCGTACTACACACGACATAATTGTCTTGGAGATAGTTTGCCTGTTTTGACTGGTTCATTAGGATGTCTCTCACCAGGAAGTCCTTGCCCTCCTGCTATGGACATACCACCTCCTTTTGAGCTGTCTTCCATCACAAGACGACCAATCCGAAAGAGTACACCTGCTCTGCCAAATGATGTGACGGCCTGCAATAGGAAACTTGACTTTGGCCTTAAACGTTACTTCTTACCATTACGGTTTCTGAGGAAAACTGAAAGAAGGACAGATAGTCGCTCAGTGTCATCAAGGTCCTCTTCAGAATCAAGTCCACAGGGCTCTTGCCGGAGGTTAAATTTAATAAGGCAATGTACAGAAAGCCCTGAGCTTCACAGGGCACATGACAGTTCAGTACCGTCATCCCCATCTTCTGTTCGtttacacaagaacacacacaggcCAGGTGTAAGCACACCTTTGAATAACAATTTTGGGTCAGCTAGTCCCAACTCATGGGATATGGTAAGAGTGGAGTCAGATAATTTGATCCACTCCCTTTTTCTACAACCCTTCCCCCTTTCCAAACCCCGGTCTTTCTCTTCCCCCAATGTGGACTCATCAATTTATGAGAATGTCCTAAACACAAGTCCCCACTATGAAAATGTGCAGGTCCGCCTCTTATCACCCTCCAATCAGAGTCAACGAAACCAGAGTTCAGCCAATGACACTGATGGTTACGTGGATATGAGCAGCCTATCAAGCTTTCAGAGCAAAAGCTCAGCAAACGAGCAAGAGACTGAGAG TGCTTACACAATCTGCTCTCCTATGGTGAGGTCAGATGGAACAGTGAGTGTATCTGTAGGTGTAGTCTGTAcaaaagaggaggagaaaaaagcacctgaaagactg ACTGTTAATTGTTCTAGAGCATTTTACACTGTGAAAGAGCTGCTGGACAGTGAGGCACA gcatgtaaacactttaaaccTTCTAAATGAG ACTTTAGGTGCAGATGAGCAGCTGATGAAACTTTGGAGTGATTTACACGCAATTTGTTCACTCCACCAAGACCTCCACGCTCAACTGGAATGCCGAATTAAAGAGTG ggATCAGAAGGAAGGCATTTCTGACATTCTCTTGGCCAAGAAAGCagagttttcagttttctcttccTTTATTAGCCGGCATGACTCCAAAGTGAGGACTATGGAGCAGATGGAGAACACA CTGGACATCAGCGCTCTCAAACAGCAGTTGCTGAAAGTGATAGCACGAGTCCTACAATACCGCATGCTTCTAACAG attataaaaataatctCTCACTAGTCTCCAGAGAGTATGAGGATACACAAG CTGCTCTGTTGATGGTCTCGGATATAGCTGATCAGGCAAAGGACAGCCTCAAGAATGGA GCAGATCTCATGCGTCTGGTCCATATCGAGCACAATGTTCAAGGACTAAAGAACCTGCTTCAGCCCGGGAGG GTGTTTGTGAAAGAGGGAACCCTGATGAAGGTCAGCAGGAAGTGCAAACAGCCACGTCATCTATTCTTG ATGAGTGATATAATGCTTTACACTTACCCCCAACAAGATGGCAAATACAGACTCATTAACACTTTGGCACTGACAGGGATGGAG gTTACTAGACATTTGATTGAAAATACTCAGAATGCCTTGAAGATTGAGGTGAAAGACATTAGTATCACACTTTTAGCAAG CTCTTCTATTGAGAGGGATAATTGGTTTGTTACGCTGAATCGGACAGTAGCTGACCTTGGCTCACTATTGATAGAACCCCCTGGCTGTTTTGAG GTTGGGGAGAAGTCAGGGGTATGTCTCGGGGAGAACGCGCCACCTCTGGTCTCCGTTTCCCAGGTAGCAGTGTGTATGAACTGCCCTGTCCATTTCAGCCTAACACACAGAAGACATCACTGCCATGCCTGTGGAaag GTTGTGTGCAGAGACTGCTGCAGGAACAAAGTCCCCCTGAAATACATGAAGAACAGACGAGCCAAAGTGTGTGATAAGTGTTACAGTGAGCTTTGCAAGAATG AAAGTGATGTTGCTATGCTAATGGAAAGCTCCAGTCGGCCACTGTCTGCCGTTTTCCAGAACATTCACCCAGCCAGTCTGTGGAGGAGCCGCAAAGGCCACTTATCCTTCAACCAG GTAACAGGATCAGATGGTGAGATGAGTGGGACTCTGCAGAGGAGTCGAAATAGTAAGCGAAGCTGGAAGAGTCTGTGGTTTCTTCTTAAAGATAAAGTGCTTTATACATATCCACAGCCTGAG GAGAGGGTTGCATGTGAGTCCCTTCCTCTTCTAGGTTTCTCAGTAAAGTCTGAGAGTGAAGGAGCGAGCAGTGTGTTTCAGCTCTACCACAACACTACACTCTATTACACATTCAAGGCTcaggatacacacacagcacagag GTGGGTGAGTGCCATGGAAGAGGCCACAGTCCTATAG
- the LOC128614943 gene encoding FYVE, RhoGEF and PH domain-containing protein 5-like isoform X1 produces MSAELREQYMNPKTQIQAQCLPNGQFGLPVPGKCCQNQGCKPPLFSKARSNPTQGQGFNNYLKRHMNKNLRTANSEQHVLKNYRKEVWTPWEESRLTEDVEQKPWKDIKCKEGSMQWEALAQADQEEQDDILEQLGCGEELAQENGLNWQVGLEQREGFNLREGQGSVKLLSDSYSKAEEDMQGMEGQLDIEEERKEVGVNSKKRSLMTPVDSMPSSTYSFPKQIVHKDGINQNKTQTPVMLSDKTYTNDLFTDQKFLNGIYPNNIYINGLDTDALTSDRTDIVTMFPEVFDAGEALADADGFSECDLLEHTEPSWKSGVEDVGDCGDTVMLSVEEDSEILSESLCTFGEEGSEAAEEQEQKEQVKSLSLYKNSHSDPTVYPKSEREAEILSEFSDHCFSSLCSSESEVTSDEVERTETRQNHENAQDGPETEQAVSSEFKAGNCSITSIPSVSSIVSLQPEEQTSQQMQEDHHDGQEVEGEDILCSKTVMGTKLLEEHVYEETEPKFQTKDFLQSRKYLMTRSISVETPRLDPLSTTISGKGRLMLHPQSYYTRHNCLGDSLPVLTGSLGCLSPGSPCPPAMDIPPPFELSSITRRPIRKSTPALPNDVTACNRKLDFGLKRYFLPLRFLRKTERRTDSRSVSSRSSSESSPQGSCRRLNLIRQCTESPELHRAHDSSVPSSPSSVRLHKNTHRPGVSTPLNNNFGSASPNSWDMVRVESDNLIHSLFLQPFPLSKPRSFSSPNVDSSIYENVLNTSPHYENVQVRLLSPSNQSQRNQSSANDTDGYVDMSSLSSFQSKSSANEQETESAYTICSPMVRSDGTVSVSVGVVCTKEEEKKAPERLTVNCSRAFYTVKELLDSEAQHVNTLNLLNETLGADEQLMKLWSDLHAICSLHQDLHAQLECRIKEWDQKEGISDILLAKKAEFSVFSSFISRHDSKVRTMEQMENTQLDISALKQQLLKVIARVLQYRMLLTDYKNNLSLVSREYEDTQAALLMVSDIADQAKDSLKNGADLMRLVHIEHNVQGLKNLLQPGRVFVKEGTLMKVSRKCKQPRHLFLMSDIMLYTYPQQDGKYRLINTLALTGMEVTRHLIENTQNALKIEVKDISITLLASSSIERDNWFVTLNRTVADLGSLLIEPPGCFEVGEKSGVCLGENAPPLVSVSQVAVCMNCPVHFSLTHRRHHCHACGKVVCRDCCRNKVPLKYMKNRRAKVCDKCYSELCKNESDVAMLMESSSRPLSAVFQNIHPASLWRSRKGHLSFNQVTGSDGEMSGTLQRSRNSKRSWKSLWFLLKDKVLYTYPQPEERVACESLPLLGFSVKSESEGASSVFQLYHNTTLYYTFKAQDTHTAQRWVSAMEEATVL; encoded by the exons ATGAGTGCAg AATTACGGGAGCAGTACATGAATCCCAAAACCCAGATCCAAGCCCAGTGTCTTCCCAATGGGCAATTTGGTCTCCCAGTTCCTGGAAAATGCTGCCAGAATCAGGGATGTAAACCACCTCTTTTCTCCAAAGCAAGGTCAAACCCAACACAGGGTCAAGGTTTTAATAATTATCTGAAGAGACACATGAACAAAAACCTAAGGACTGCTAATTCAGAACAGCACGTACTGAAAAACTATAGGAAGGAAGTATGGACACCCTGGGAGGAATCACGACTGACTGAGGATGTGGAACAAAAACCATGGAAagacataaaatgtaaagagGGGTCTATGCAATGGGAGGCGCTTGCACAAGCAGATCAGGAAGAACAGGACGACATACTAGAACAGCTGGGCTGTGGGGAGGAGCTGGCACAGGAGAATGGGCTAAATTGGCAGGTGGGTTTAGAACAGAGGGAGGGATTTAACTTACGTGAAGGACAAGGCTCAGTGAAACTTCTCTCGGACTCCTACAGTAAAGCAGAGGAGGATATGCAAGGCATGGAGGGACAGCTAGATATAgaagaggaaaggaaggaagtggGTGTGAATAGTAAAAAAAGATCACTTATGACACCTGTTGATTCCATGCCCTCATCTACATACTCATTTCCTAAGCAGATAGTGCACAAAGATggaataaaccaaaacaaaactcaGACACCGGTAATGTTGTCTGACAAAACATATACTAATGACCTGTTCACTGATCAAAAATTTCTAAATGGAATTTACccaaataatatttacataaatggaCTCGACACAGATGCTTTGACATCAGACCGAACCGACATAGTCACCATGTTCCCAGAGGTGTTTGATGCAGGTGAGGCATTGGCAGATGCTGATGGCTTTTCAGAGTGTGATCTCTTAGAACATACTGAACCCTCTTGGAAGTCAGGGGTTGAAGATGTGGGTGACTGTGGAGATACAGTAATGCTGTCTGTGGAAGAGGACTCAGAGATCTTGAGTGAATCATTATGTACTTTTGGGGAGGAGGGCAGTGAAGCGGCAGAGGAACAGGAACAAAAGGAGCAGGTGAAAAGCCTTTCATTGTACAAAAATTCTCATTCAGATCCAACAGTTTATCCAAAATCTGAGCGAGAAGCTGAAATACTCTCTGAGTTTTCTGATCATTGCTTCTCTTCATTATGCTCATCTGAGTCTGAGGTGACCTCAGATGAAGTAGAAAGAACTGAGACCAGACAAAATCATGAAAATGCTCAGGATGGGCCAGAAACTGAACAAGCTGTATCATCTGAGTTCAAAGCAGGTAACTGCAGTATAACTTCTATACCAAGTGTCTCCTCCATTGTGTCTCTACAACCTGAAGAGCAAACGTCACAGCAGATGCAAGAGGACCATCATGATGGACAAGAGGTAGAAGGAGAAGACATTCTATGTAGTAAGACAGTTATGGGAACAAAGCTGTTAGAAGAGCATGTGTATGAAGAAACTGAGCCAAAGTTCCAAACCAAAGACTTTTTGCAGAGCAGGAAATATTTAATGACGCGCTCCATATCTGTGGAAACCCCCAGACTGGATCCATTGAGTACCACAATATCAGGAAAAGGACGTTTAATGCTACACCCACAGTCGTACTACACACGACATAATTGTCTTGGAGATAGTTTGCCTGTTTTGACTGGTTCATTAGGATGTCTCTCACCAGGAAGTCCTTGCCCTCCTGCTATGGACATACCACCTCCTTTTGAGCTGTCTTCCATCACAAGACGACCAATCCGAAAGAGTACACCTGCTCTGCCAAATGATGTGACGGCCTGCAATAGGAAACTTGACTTTGGCCTTAAACGTTACTTCTTACCATTACGGTTTCTGAGGAAAACTGAAAGAAGGACAGATAGTCGCTCAGTGTCATCAAGGTCCTCTTCAGAATCAAGTCCACAGGGCTCTTGCCGGAGGTTAAATTTAATAAGGCAATGTACAGAAAGCCCTGAGCTTCACAGGGCACATGACAGTTCAGTACCGTCATCCCCATCTTCTGTTCGtttacacaagaacacacacaggcCAGGTGTAAGCACACCTTTGAATAACAATTTTGGGTCAGCTAGTCCCAACTCATGGGATATGGTAAGAGTGGAGTCAGATAATTTGATCCACTCCCTTTTTCTACAACCCTTCCCCCTTTCCAAACCCCGGTCTTTCTCTTCCCCCAATGTGGACTCATCAATTTATGAGAATGTCCTAAACACAAGTCCCCACTATGAAAATGTGCAGGTCCGCCTCTTATCACCCTCCAATCAGAGTCAACGAAACCAGAGTTCAGCCAATGACACTGATGGTTACGTGGATATGAGCAGCCTATCAAGCTTTCAGAGCAAAAGCTCAGCAAACGAGCAAGAGACTGAGAG TGCTTACACAATCTGCTCTCCTATGGTGAGGTCAGATGGAACAGTGAGTGTATCTGTAGGTGTAGTCTGTAcaaaagaggaggagaaaaaagcacctgaaagactg ACTGTTAATTGTTCTAGAGCATTTTACACTGTGAAAGAGCTGCTGGACAGTGAGGCACA gcatgtaaacactttaaaccTTCTAAATGAG ACTTTAGGTGCAGATGAGCAGCTGATGAAACTTTGGAGTGATTTACACGCAATTTGTTCACTCCACCAAGACCTCCACGCTCAACTGGAATGCCGAATTAAAGAGTG ggATCAGAAGGAAGGCATTTCTGACATTCTCTTGGCCAAGAAAGCagagttttcagttttctcttccTTTATTAGCCGGCATGACTCCAAAGTGAGGACTATGGAGCAGATGGAGAACACA cagCTGGACATCAGCGCTCTCAAACAGCAGTTGCTGAAAGTGATAGCACGAGTCCTACAATACCGCATGCTTCTAACAG attataaaaataatctCTCACTAGTCTCCAGAGAGTATGAGGATACACAAG CTGCTCTGTTGATGGTCTCGGATATAGCTGATCAGGCAAAGGACAGCCTCAAGAATGGA GCAGATCTCATGCGTCTGGTCCATATCGAGCACAATGTTCAAGGACTAAAGAACCTGCTTCAGCCCGGGAGG GTGTTTGTGAAAGAGGGAACCCTGATGAAGGTCAGCAGGAAGTGCAAACAGCCACGTCATCTATTCTTG ATGAGTGATATAATGCTTTACACTTACCCCCAACAAGATGGCAAATACAGACTCATTAACACTTTGGCACTGACAGGGATGGAG gTTACTAGACATTTGATTGAAAATACTCAGAATGCCTTGAAGATTGAGGTGAAAGACATTAGTATCACACTTTTAGCAAG CTCTTCTATTGAGAGGGATAATTGGTTTGTTACGCTGAATCGGACAGTAGCTGACCTTGGCTCACTATTGATAGAACCCCCTGGCTGTTTTGAG GTTGGGGAGAAGTCAGGGGTATGTCTCGGGGAGAACGCGCCACCTCTGGTCTCCGTTTCCCAGGTAGCAGTGTGTATGAACTGCCCTGTCCATTTCAGCCTAACACACAGAAGACATCACTGCCATGCCTGTGGAaag GTTGTGTGCAGAGACTGCTGCAGGAACAAAGTCCCCCTGAAATACATGAAGAACAGACGAGCCAAAGTGTGTGATAAGTGTTACAGTGAGCTTTGCAAGAATG AAAGTGATGTTGCTATGCTAATGGAAAGCTCCAGTCGGCCACTGTCTGCCGTTTTCCAGAACATTCACCCAGCCAGTCTGTGGAGGAGCCGCAAAGGCCACTTATCCTTCAACCAG GTAACAGGATCAGATGGTGAGATGAGTGGGACTCTGCAGAGGAGTCGAAATAGTAAGCGAAGCTGGAAGAGTCTGTGGTTTCTTCTTAAAGATAAAGTGCTTTATACATATCCACAGCCTGAG GAGAGGGTTGCATGTGAGTCCCTTCCTCTTCTAGGTTTCTCAGTAAAGTCTGAGAGTGAAGGAGCGAGCAGTGTGTTTCAGCTCTACCACAACACTACACTCTATTACACATTCAAGGCTcaggatacacacacagcacagag GTGGGTGAGTGCCATGGAAGAGGCCACAGTCCTATAG